The Elaeis guineensis isolate ETL-2024a chromosome 14, EG11, whole genome shotgun sequence genomic sequence GCGGCCAGCTGATCCGCACGTAAATATCCAGAAATCAATTAGTCCCTTGGGCGTGCACAACTCAAATTCTCCCtttataaatagaaaaaaatgaaaacccCAGAGTAAGCTCTTAAGAGGtctttctccctctctttatGTTCTCCATTTCTCTACTAATTTGAGCGTCGAAAGATTCTTGTCGAAAAATActctgataaaaattttttacggGTCTTGTTCTAATTTCTAAGTCCTTCTCGTGGATGGCTCGATTCTAGCAGAAGATCAATGCTCTCCATCTCTACTGAGGAGATTCATCCGAGGAGACCACCTTCGGCCTCAGGTACGGGATTTGACGGCAACatcaacaaaaataaaagaaatctaaTGAGGATCCATGCAACTCTAGTCGGATCCGATAAAACTCCAGCAAATTATCTTGGCTAGTTTATCTTCTTTTATATTAACTACTTCTAGTTTCCTTTTTCCACGTAaccatttatttatttactttatCTCGTTTGAATCCAAGCAGCTGTAAGACAAACGAAAGATGTTACTTTATTTATTTTAGTTGCTGAGCTAATCTTAAGTCTTAACACCATTGGACATCTCAAATTGTCCCTTGCAAGAATCCTCAACTTAACGCTTCTGCAACATCAATTAAATTAATCCCTTTAGCTTTCGTACACGCATCCTAACTTCACGTAGCTGGATCATCGGTCCTATCGATCCTAGCCCATGTTTTtgccgatatatatatatatatttgattgaagcccataaattttttcatacatCAAAACCGCATCTAGCAAGTGTATTGTTCATTCAACTTTGGTATATTATTTTACTGTCGTGCAGCCATGCTTTCTATGTGCTTATTGAAGCCAAACAACATGCTGGCAATCGAGCATGGTTGGAACCTAAGTTAAACtagcaaaagaaattaaaaaaaaaaaaaaaacatcacatCATACTGGTGGGCTAACTTAGCCCTCTGTCCCTCTTCTAAGTGCTGTATCAATTTTTCTCTATAAAAAACAAATAGAAGtttatgtaccaaaaaaaaaaaaagtctacaTCATTGTGACGCAGATGGAACATATTCTATAAGCCAATAATTTCTGCGGACCGACGCCTTTATGGCCACCTAACAGCTCATCTAATTCCAATCGCCCTCCTAATATCACCATCTTACAACTACATGTACAGAGGTTTCTATGCGAGATGAGGACTCCACCTCATGGTTTGGCGAACGAACGGCGGAGCCGTCAACCGCATAGAATTTCCTCTGCGTCTTACACCGATAAATTTCGTGGAAACATCTTGGTGGGGGATCTTGGTGCGCGCACCGCCCCATTTTCTAATTGGTCCACGTCGGCAGTCCAAATCGGACTGTCCATCGTGAAATCAACGGCTGATCTGGCTTTTCGACGGCCGTAGTGCAAGGAGTGGAAAGAAGAAAAGCAAGACAACGCGACCGAGGAGTCAATCCGTATATAAAATGCTGGGATCTCGCACGCGCTTCTTCAGCTGGTTTTGGGGGTTCTTTTCCGCTTCGttgttcttctcctcttcctaaaGGTATAATACTCGATGCTCTaatttctttttttctaattattttttgtcTGGGAATCTCGCCGTCCGCTCAAAGATCTCTTTGTTCTCCATTTTtgggattttttttataatttttttcagtgCAGATTTGTTGATCTCTGATGATTTTTTGGTTAGTATGGTAGTAATAGTTATGGGGTGGGGGCGGGAGATGGTGACGCTTCTGGGCTCTTTGAATTAGGTTTCCTTCCGAATTTGGGAGGATTGCTTCCAGAATATCTGGAAAAGTTTGTTTTAGAAGTTAGTATGCTGTTTGGTAAATTTGTGGTAATTTAATTCGAGTCAGTTTAATTGCTATGTTAAAAGCAATATTTGTTCCTTGGTCTGCTTCTTCCCCCAAATTTGAAATTATTCGTAGATTGGAGCTGCAATTATTGTCCATAGACATACCTTTttccttagttttttttttttttttttgcctttttcccCCAGATAAGACCGTCGATGGTCGCTTTGATTCAAGTCTTGGATGAGCGGGGGGAAAAAAAATCTCCGTTagacatttttttttcttaattgttTGAGTGTCGTGAAGAATTTCCTGTTTAGTGCTAATCAGCCATGCCAAATCTTGTAAAAAGTCCAGAATACTAAAATTTCTATATGATATTGTGATATCTGAGTCTTAGTTGACTAAATTTTGCCTCCATAGCTAAGGTTTCCATTTTATGTGAGCTGGTTTATTGTCAACATATCATTTTGTGCTTTGCGTGTCCAATCAGAGCGATGTACTGAATTACATTTCCTCCATGTTCTTGTTATTGGTGTCATGAAATTGGTCGATTGTCCCAACAGTGTCGATCTGAATGAAATAATAAATAAGTTTTCTTCATGTCCCGGTTTTGGTTGCAGTTTCTTCTTTTGGGTCATGTTGAACTCATCAAGAGTCTAACAAATTGAAACTAGAAGATGTCAAGCAGTAGACACACACATTGGTGTTATCGATGCAGGCGTAGAGTCCGGCCTCGGGGGCGGGACATGGTCTGCCCCAACTGTGATGCAGGTTTTGTGTCGGAGCTCGATGAGATAGAGGCACTTATGAGCCAGTTCATTGGCATGGACCCTGATATGGATCATGACCCGCGTCACAGTATCATGGAGGCCATCTCTGCCATGATGAGTCGAGGGATGGTGGGAAGGAACCGTGAGTTTGATGTCCAGGGCAGACCCAATATGTTCTCAGATTTTGGGATGGAATTTGGCTCTAGTCCTTGGTTGGTCTTCAGGGGCCAGCTTCCTGTTCATATGTCTGACAACGATGGGTTTGAGGTCTTCTTCAATGGACGCCGTGGTGTTGGCGTGCGACGAGCCAACATGGCAGACTATTTTGTTGGCCCGGGGTTAGAAGATCTAATTGAACAGTTGACACAAAATGATAGACACGGACCACCACCTGCATCACAGTCAGCAATTGATGCTATGCCAACCTTGAAGATCAACCAGAGGCATCTGCATGGAGACTCGCATTGCCCTGTTTGCAAAGAGAAATTTGAGCTAGGGATTGAGGCACGGGAGATGCCATGTAAACATATATATCACTCAGACTGCATCATTCCCTGGTTGGAGCAGCATAATTCCTGTCCAGTTTGCCGCCATGAGCTGCCACCACAGAGCTCTGGTCATTACACACGTTCAAGATCAAGCAATCAAAGTTCAAGTAGCAATGGAAATAACACTGGACGCCGATGCAGGAGGAATCTGTTATCCTTTCTGTGGCCTTTTCGCTCTTCAAACTCAAATTCTAGATCTCGTTAGAATGATTACGTGGGTTTAATTCTGCTGCTGTCCATGAATGTACTAACCAGATGAGTTATTCTGGATTATCTTTTGATTTGTGTAGTTTTATCTATCACCTTGTTTGGTTCTCTAGGGTATCCCACTTGTTAGATGATAGTTTATTTCTGTTGTCTGTGAAACGCATGCTGGCTTGGAAATGTTTACGGATCTCCGCATTTACTGATCCATAGCCAAGGGTGATCAGCAATCAAAGGCCTAtgtcaatatatattttttttgttacaatGCAAATTGTCTGATCTATTTTCTGCTGCATCTGCTTTTATTCTTGCATTAAAACCATGATGTACTTTTATGTAGTTTAATGCAATTATGCTTGAGCAGTGGTTATGGGCTTTCGAATGCTGCATTATAATATTTATGTGCAGAAagagaagcaaaaattcttcttgatGTCATGGTGGCCTCCTGTTGTTCACCATATTTGCCTTGTGGTGTTCGTAATAATTGCTTGAGATACATAACAATAGAGGAATGAATTGTTGTTTTTTATATGTATCATACAGGTGATCAGTTTATGTTGGTTTTGCTAGTGACATTGATTTAACATCTAGTCATTCAATGACTTTGGTTTATTTAGACAAATTACAAGTCTAAAATTGTTTTTTATATGTATTATCAATCAGTTTATGTTGGTTTTGCTAGTGACATTGATGTAACATCCAGTCATTCAATGACTTTGGTTTACCTAGACAAAATTACGAGTCTAAAACTTTGGAACAGTGACAACCATCCAAACTATAGTTTTGATGGATTGTTGCTTTGGTAGGATATGTCCTTGCAGTTAACTGCTTTAGTAGCTCACTTGCATTTTACATGCTATTCTACTTGCTATGATATTTCTGCTTCTTCAAGATCACTGAGCTGGGAGACTGACATATAGGTATAAAGTATAGTTCGTATGAGACTGAGTTAATTCTACTTAAGTGCATGTTATAATGCTTTATCAGATAATCTAATCATCCATTCAAGGTGGCATTTTGAATTTTGCTGTCTTCATATAACAGTTATGGTCTTTATTCTTGCAGAATACACTTGTCATAGTTGCTCTGATTATTTGATTTGTTTGGTTTATAATCAGTTTAATTGCTGTTGCACTGGTAATGACTTTTTTTCTCCTAACTATTCAAAACTAAGACACATCAGTTTTACAGCATTTCTCTCTCCACGActgcttttttttattattattttttttatttttgcattcCTGGTCAACACATCAGGTGAATTTGTTCAATTTTCATATATCTTCTCCATATATGATCATGCCAGATGCATTTTTACACACATTGTGTACATTCCACATCATTTACTTTTACTTGCATTGTGAGCATTATATCTATGTTCTATCTCTTTATTTGGTGCATAATGTGCAtttgtatttttgaggccaatgTAAGGGCTTAATTTATCCTAAATGACCTGTTTGTAGTAAAATTTGTGTGTCATGGTCAGTTTGGATAGTCACTTGTGAATTTAAGTTGTTTGAAGTATGTTTCAAAAAGCAGGTGTTTGCCTGACTTCAGCAACCATGCCATAAATGTGAATTGTTGGTTTCAGCTATCATTTGAACTATCTTTGATTCACTGTTTATCACTTTCATATAAAAGCCAGTTTCCTGCCGGTACAACCTCTACCAATTCCTTACAATTTTGTCAATGTTTTTGAGATTGTCTTCTACTTTGGACTGTTTTACACAACTTCAAATTTCTGTTCATAGGgtcctatttttttcttcattgcaAATGCCTTATTGTCATCATATTACCTCTCCACTTTTTTGCTTGCTTGGTTCAACCTAAGCTTCACTTAAATCAACCATTGCTAAAATTGACAACCAATGCTAAAATTGACCTTTCTGGTTTGACATCCACATACTATTATCTATATACAGTGACCCTATGTATCGATGGATATACGAAGACATGCAATAATAAAAATGAAGTTGCTTGGATTGAGTGGAGAGGTGCTTTCCTGGTGTTATGTCACTGATGCTTTCCTTCCAAGCTGAGGGAAAATTTGTGAACAACAATATGGATGAAAGGTTATTGTTAAGAATGTTAGGTTGTTCCCTGTGGCGAAATGGAAAAGAACTGGGTGAGAAATGAATGTATTAATGGAAGTGTATACAAAGTTTTGGATGATTGTTTCCGAACTCATATTTGAAGGCTTTAACAGGACAGGAGGATGAAGGTTGTGAGAAAGAATTTGTGAAAGCTTGCATGGTGAATAAGGTGATGTGAAGCCATTCCCATATGGTCGGGACAATGCATGATAGTAATTCTTGTCATTTAGCCACCGTTCTGATCTGTCATCTCGTTTGGTGTTCTAAAACTTTTACCAGCAGTAACATGCAAAAACACTTCGACATCTCATTTAGCCATATCCTATCCACCATCCCACTTTACTTTTATTGATTTCTTGATCTATCAGTACCTTCTTTCAGATGATAGATCTGAGATATCTGTTTGGGTGTGATCTTGGCTAGTGAAACTACAATTATATTTCTAGTGCTTCCATTGATGTTGCTTTTTACATACTTCCATCATAAGTGACTAATTTTCTTGTTCTTACCTCATTTCTACAAAGCATAATCTAGCATTTATCCCTATTATCTGCTAGTACCAATTGCTAGTGGGATATCTTGAATGCTGTGGTTCATAAATCTATGGAGAGCATGGTAACGTACTTTGATGTGTCTATCTTTTGTTTGAGTACTGAGACCTATTGTCATTCTCGTTCTTATTGCTGCatgttctaatatatatatatatatatatatatatatatatatattaaaatggaggttTCTCCATTTGACATTTGGGATGTTGGGAAAGGGTGAGAGAGCGATGTGGATGCCCAGCCTCCCCTGTTCGCGCGCTTCGTCTAAGGTTCCCTGTTCGCTCTCAAGCACTATTCACAGCGGAGATCATATCCCTCTCCATCCCAGACGGTGTCGCTTCGTGTACGCATCTCCGTCCCAGACGGTGATGCCGGTGAGACTGAAGGGATCCTTCTTTTTGGACGTACCAAAAACCCTCCTCATCTCCTTCTCCTGGGGCCCCGGTCTCGGACGAGATTCTGCATGGAGGGGGCGATGAGTCCGGCCATAGGCGCGGAGGAGGACGAGGAAGGAGGCCGGCCGAGCTCGGAGGGAACGCGTTCGAGGATATCAGTGGTTACTTTCGTCTACCACGTGTAGATTTTTGGCGGGAGGGGAGGGAACCAGGTCTCCAGTATCATCTCTATGAGCTTGAGCACTTGATCAAGCTCGGTCACCAGCCAGTCTTTCACCTCACCGTCGGCCACCAGCACCTGCGCTTCCTCTTAGagaagctctcaaaacctcaagggaccaactcacaccgccacaactcgcACAATCCCATGTTCTCGAGGCAAAACCCCAACCGGAGTCTAAGAAACCCCGACCGATCTCCCTCAAGTGCTTTCTTTCTCACAGATCTCCGAAAAAGAGAATGAAGCTCTCGAAACCTCAAAGGACTAACTCACATAGCCACAACTTGAGAATGAAGCTCACACAGCCACAACTCGCAcgatcaaaagaaaaagaagccaaaagaaaaaaaaagaaagaaagaaagaaagaaagaaagaaagaaagcagctCTCAAAATCtgaagggaccaactcacaccccTACACCTCGCACAAAATCTGGTATGCTCTAGATAAAACCCCAATCGGAACCTAGGAAACCCCTCTGatctccctcaagtgctctccttcccacggatcttgaaaaagagaaagaaatgaaaagaaaaataagtcaaaaaaaaaaaaattcaatttatatGGGAAAACGACttaccttataattttttctgtCTTTCCTTTGTTCTTGTTGATTTTTTTCTATGTTTTCCCCGGATGCTTTCTATGTTTTTTCCATTCTCAGGAATCTCAATCGGATGGGAGGCTTGAAGGAGCTGAATAGGGAAGTTTGCACAATGAAAAAGGTCTTACCCTTGGTTTGGACGATGGCTTAGATTTTGGAGCGGCCCGACATGGAAGTTGGGATGATGGCTCGCATTTTGTGTTAGCTCTTTTATTCAagagtttaaaaaatataaatatattattaattaatttaaaaatatgatgaatttatCTTCATAAATTATTTGTCATTAGTGATAAATATTATCGATGCTACCATTGGAAGAGTGGGAGGTGTGAGAGGAGAGGATCTAATGAGAGGGGAAGAAGAGATGGAAGGATTTAAAAATGGTTgaagataaaataataaataatgatGAGTTTATAAAGGTGCTTCATGGAATCAGGATCGTCGGATCTTCACCAGATTTATCCGATGGTTTATAATGAATGTTATGTACAAAATAtagtttttataattattttaattatttttaaaatatatatataataaatataataaaaatagataaataaaattaaatattattttaaaaaattatatcctatgtATCATATAAGGTTATAAATTTAAATGAACAAAACAGAAAATGAAAAGAATTGTAGGACCCACATGGGACAAGCAAATATTTGGAAGACGCATGGGTTAGTGGGGATGTTTATTTTGTCTTTCTAGATTGCTTTGGAGGGAAAGGAGAGATAGTTGTTTTTATTATCTATCGAAACGTTATGATCTGGATGCATCTATAGTTATTTTTATACGGTCTGAAAATTAACCATTTAGATAAgcaaattaataataattttttttcaaaataataaactCATATATATGCTATATATTAAGTGGCTTTAGtcttttatgaaatattatgcCTAATTCTAGAGATTTTGTGAATTCAAAATTAACGATATTATATATTGTTCATGATGATgttatttttgatataatttaatttttatttctattttatctttttatgtatgaataatttttatactaaaaaaaattacttgATGATATCGAGTTATATATTTCTATATCATGTATTTGATGATATTGAGTTATGTATTTCTTTTTGTACAGAAAGATGATGATTCTATTATTTTcttagaaatcaaaaaaattatagaaaaagatTATATCTTTCAAATTAAAGTTGATGAATACAATCTCAAAGAAGAAAGACTAAGCTATATtgttcttaaaataatttcaaatgatgCATGCAATGAATTAGAAGACAAGAAAAGTCGAAAAAAATTCATTGTGAATGATGTATTTTAATTCTTTTACATATGgatgattatatttatatattttattttaataagtgataattatttttttttgcatattaaaGTAGATGAGAATGAAATTTTAATTATTCATACGACTATGAAGAAAAGAGATGTGTATGGAATACAAATAAGTGGTCAGACTCTGCTTTATGACGGAGATTCTGAAATAACTAATGCTGAAAATATTAATTCAAAGAATGATTTCTCtttcaacaaaaaaataaaaataattatattatttcttATTGTCATATTATTTaaacaatctgattttatattttcatttaaaatatttaatatcatctatgatattttttatgttatgttgaACTTTTAATTTATacaaatattatttcaaaaaatgaTCGCATTCCATGCGATAAGCTTCTAAAGCTAGTTTTCCTTAATTATTGAAACAGAACATTTCAACACACAATGTCTTCCTTGAGACCATCAACTTGCATATCATGGTCTATTACACCTGTACTCTGTTAGTTGTTGAAACAACAAAGCAAGCTTGATGTTGGCCCTGGTATAAATTGACTCTCGGTGTTTTATTGTCTTATTCTTGGCTGACTTCCATCACCCTTTGAAAAAATTGACAGCACGGTCGACACAAGTTGAGCCTGTGGATTTTTCATGTGGCATGTGAAAGTCCAAGAGGCAGTGGAGACAGGTTTTCAGGATGATGAGACAGCAAAAAATATGTGTTATATCTAAAGAAGAGTATGGTATTATTGTTCATGGTGCAATTTCTAAACGTCCCTTTtgcttttttaatttgatcatttgACCATTTAATGATCTAACCAAACTTCATGAAATCATGGTCCTTATTAAACATCCCTTTGCTTTTTTAATTCTGGTGATCTGTGCAACCTCATTGTCAATCATTTCAACTGTGATCATGATTCCTTTCATGACCTTAATAGTCCATGAAATCATAGGATTTCGCGACTCCTTGGAGAAAACATTCATCCCATTCATCTGGGCTCTCTTGAAACAAAATGGCCCCAGGATAAACATTTCCATTGCCCTTCCAACAACCTCTTATCAGCCATATTACAGCTATGGAGTGAAAGTCTGCAGATTTCTTATCAGCCAAGGACTTTGCTTCCAAGTTCTGTGCTCTCTACAAATGAGAAGCCTGACCTAGAACAGTAGAACCACAAAAAGGTGCTTGAATACGAGGCAGATCAAGCAAAATCTGCTGACAAGTATAAGCATAAAGTTCATAAATAAAGGCGAGGGGTCATGGTGAGCACTTGGGTGCTTGCTCATTATATGCCCATCAGCTCATTAAGCCTGGTCATGGGTTAGTAATCTAGTCATAGAATAACACATTTCTTTGAAATGCGGCAAGCAGGTAAGCTATCAGAAAAATGCGAACCTCCAGAATCCTTCCAAAAACCCAAATCCTTCTTACATGGACACCGCTTGCTAAAATTGCACAAAGAATGCAGTATATTCTGAGCATTTTTGTAAATActtgtaaagaaaatataaaCATATCATTTAGCGCTGCACACATAATCCAAAGGAACGGTGAACATGAAAACAAGCTAAAAATATAGACTAGTTGCTTCCATTAAACCAGCTACTGAAAACTGGAATGGTGTCACCGTGTGAACCTGTATCAGGTTTCTTCAGCACCACAGAAACAGCAGCAGCAATATAATTCATATGTcaaaaaggaaacaggaaattcaagtgttttaaaaaaatatgccaCCCGACTGGGTTAGAAAAAATAAATCACCACCTGTTTTCACCAACAGCAGTCTATGAAAAGCCAGGGTCCAATCTTATCCTGAAAGTTAATGTGATCTTATGCTGCAACATCCTCTGATAACCGATGAAACACAAAGAGTATGTATATAAAGGcaaaaaattaaagataaaaaCACCATAACTACTCGTACAACATGATAGATTAATAACTAAGAGGTTAAGCAGCATAGACACACAAGAAACTCAGCCCACAGACCTTGCCACAAGGAAAAACAGGCCATATTTGAAAGAGAAACAACTCTACCAGAGATCTCGAATTAGTTAGTCAACTCCATGATAGCAGTAACAATGTCCCCATCTGCAGCTTTGAGTGCCTTGACAGCCTTGGACCTCGAAACTCCAGCCTGTGTCATAACCAGTTCAATGTCCTTAGGCTCAACGCCAGTCTCGTCAACTTCTTCATCATCCTGAGCCATGGCAGATGTCTCAGGCTTCGAGATCACATGGCTCAGATCAGGTGCCTTAAACTGTTCAGCAGCCTGGGTCTGCAGCTGAGAGCTCAGGTCCTCGATCTTTGCCTCGCCAAAGATCACATAGGTGTCTGAAGTCGGACTTTTAAAAACATCTGGCTTTGAGATGACAAATAATATCTGAAAGGTCAAGAAAAGAGATGTTAAATGGTAAGTAGAAACTTTCCAACAAATGATTCAAGCAATAATGATGTGCTGGGGACTGGGAGCTCACATTCTTGCTCTTCTTTACAGTGACACGACTAACACCAGGTACAGGTTTCATCCCAAGCTTCAGCATGGCCTTCCGGCTCTTTTTCTCACTTCTGCTCTGTTTTGATCTTCCGCTAGCATCGCCTGCTTGTCCTGCAAAAAATTAATCACCAATAAGTCAGATGACAACAGGCCATAGTCAGATTTAAGGACAAGCAGAGGTCGTATACAACTTGGTTATCATGCATATATTACAATAGAAAATGAGAACATCATGACATTAAGTGCAAAGCAACAAAAAGATCATGCGGCTGCTAATTATTTGGGCAAAAGTGTGTAAAAGATAAGGCTTCCAGCAAGGACTGCACATCTGTTCATTGAACCTGACTCCTTTTTAATCAGTATAGACAGTGTGCTGTCACTGCATGCACGCATGAGAGGGAGTGGGGGATCGTCATATGTAGCCATGTAGGCTAGTTTAGCATGTAAAATAGGTTATTTCAGCCCTGCAGATGCATAAATAGGATTTAAGAACTTAAAAGTCATTCTCTGATCTTAATGCAGGATATCTTGGAGGTGGCGGCCGGCCCAGTAGtatttttttcttccctttcatTTATTTTGTCTGAAGGTCATGAGGTTTTGaatgaaatttgaaatatatcTTTTCTATTTTCTTCCAACAAAGAGCCTCAC encodes the following:
- the LOC105057689 gene encoding E3 ubiquitin-protein ligase RZF1 encodes the protein MSSSRHTHWCYRCRRRVRPRGRDMVCPNCDAGFVSELDEIEALMSQFIGMDPDMDHDPRHSIMEAISAMMSRGMVGRNREFDVQGRPNMFSDFGMEFGSSPWLVFRGQLPVHMSDNDGFEVFFNGRRGVGVRRANMADYFVGPGLEDLIEQLTQNDRHGPPPASQSAIDAMPTLKINQRHLHGDSHCPVCKEKFELGIEAREMPCKHIYHSDCIIPWLEQHNSCPVCRHELPPQSSGHYTRSRSSNQSSSSNGNNTGRRCRRNLLSFLWPFRSSNSNSRSR
- the LOC105057690 gene encoding nascent polypeptide-associated complex subunit alpha-like protein 1; protein product: MTAQTQEELLATLLEQQKIDPDKPVVEDEDDDEDEDEDDDDKDEDDAEGQAGDASGRSKQSRSEKKSRKAMLKLGMKPVPGVSRVTVKKSKNILFVISKPDVFKSPTSDTYVIFGEAKIEDLSSQLQTQAAEQFKAPDLSHVISKPETSAMAQDDEEVDETGVEPKDIELVMTQAGVSRSKAVKALKAADGDIVTAIMELTN